The following are from one region of the Bradyrhizobium septentrionale genome:
- a CDS encoding IS630 family transposase (programmed frameshift) encodes MARALSVDLRQRVVAAIDGGMSCRQAAERFGVSAASAIRWRGRLKKVGDIVPKRQGGDRKSQRIEAHSQLILEAVTARPDITLAELRELLKRRGISTGIASLWRFFQRRKITLKKKTAHAAEQRRGDINAAREEWFEGQIDLDPERLVFIDETSANTKMARRYGRSPRGERCRAAIPHGHWKTTTFTAGLRSDGLIAPLVLDGPMDGDAFLAYVEQLLAPSLRPGDTVIMDNLPAHKVHGVREAIQAVGASLLYLPPYSPDFNPIEMALSKLKALLRAAAARTMPDLWQAIANALKRFSPEECQNYLVAAGYDAT; translated from the exons ATGGCCAGGGCGCTTTCGGTTGATCTTCGCCAAAGGGTGGTAGCCGCGATTGACGGTGGCATGTCCTGTCGACAGGCTGCTGAGCGCTTTGGTGTCAGCGCGGCCAGTGCGATCCGCTGGCGCGGTCGCCTCAAGAAAGTTGGCGACATCGTTCCTAAACGCCAGGGCGGTGACCGCAAATCGCAGCGCATCGAAGCGCATTCGCAATTGATTCTGGAGGCGGTGACAGCGAGGCCGGATATCACGCTTGCCGAGTTGCGAGAACTGTTGAAACGTCGTGGAATATCGACTGGCATCGCGTCGCTCTGGCGTTTTTTCCAGCGCAGAAAGATCACACTTA AAAAAAAGACAGCGCACGCCGCCGAGCAACGGCGCGGCGATATAAATGCCGCACGTGAGGAGTGGTTCGAAGGGCAAATCGACCTTGACCCTGAGCGTCTCGTCTTCATCGACGAAACCAGCGCCAACACCAAAATGGCGCGGCGTTACGGGCGCTCGCCACGCGGCGAGCGATGTCGTGCAGCTATCCCACACGGACATTGGAAGACGACGACGTTCACCGCTGGATTGCGCTCCGACGGTCTGATCGCGCCGCTTGTTCTGGACGGTCCAATGGATGGCGACGCTTTCCTGGCCTACGTCGAGCAATTGCTCGCCCCATCGCTGCGGCCGGGCGATACCGTTATCATGGACAACTTGCCCGCTCACAAGGTCCATGGCGTTCGAGAGGCCATCCAGGCGGTCGGAGCTAGCCTGCTCTATCTTCCGCCCTACAGTCCAGACTTCAACCCGATTGAAATGGCCCTCTCCAAACTGAAAGCGCTGTTGCGGGCCGCCGCAGCGCGCACCATGCCCGATCTCTGGCAAGCAATCGCCAACGCTCTCAAACGCTTCTCACCCGAGGAATGTCAAAATTATCTCGTCGCGGCTGGTTACGACGCAACGTGA
- a CDS encoding Ulp1 family isopeptidase yields MDFPSNKWVREQPDSTGLQESSPAAPSADAATFERQLSEIANSNGGGGAMPAAAALQPAQSTGVLIGRSKQPLYSEDARLISGLEEALRNGNVANQTAYGYVSSLRSFSRWLFANNKDPIAARLDDQSLTDDAREAIEKGHYTALRPAIDHLRTFQSTGGVGPIAGRAELNPHPQDVALIEEYKNEAATRTGRMYAAVLRSFSDYLRENNKKGIAGRLSSNTLDEDVKRYRKDAGVGGNRNIGAALADLRKSQAGAKAMELERHISPVPDPEDAALMEPWRVGDAAAQHSAPQGAVSQPLVLPEGYDQDLLWELMDEPGPSSSLEPAARHDQSSDPGESIHPLNWGYDRQQFLDEPMGALARSNLPPSEEVLINDEHDAAELRPAKRPRTLDNLHGLASERQLSEIANSNGGGGAMPAASALQPAQSAGVLIGRQSKQPLYSEDARLISGLEEALRNGNAANQTAYAYVSSLRSFGRWLFANNKDPIAARLDDQSLTDDAREAIEKGHNRRLRPAIDHLRTFQSTGGGAVPITGRAELNPHPQDVALIEEYKNEAATGTGKAYAVALRSFSDYLRENNKKGIAARLSGNTLDEDVERYRKDAGGNPTIGAALADLRKSQAGAKAMERERHISPVPDPEDAALMEPRRGGDAAAQHSASQDAGSWPEEVLPVEGYDQDLLWELMDEPGPSSSLEPAARHDQSSDPGETIRPLNWGCDRQQFLDEPMAALAKSNLLPSEEVLINDEHDTAELRPAKRPRPLDNLHGLASERQLSEIANSNGGGGAMPAASALQPAQSAGVLKGRSKQPLYSEDARLISGLEEALRNGNAANQTAHGYVSSLRSFGRWLKANNKDPIAARLDDQSLTDDAREAIEKGHNRRLRPAIDHLRTFQSTGGVVPITGRSGLNPHPQDVALIEEYKNEAATRTSKAYAAALRSFSDYLRENNKKGIAGRLSGNTLDEDVKRYRKDAGGNRHIGAALADLRKSQAGAKAMERERHISPVPDPEDAALMEPMPVGGAAAQHSASQDAGSWPKERLPAEGYDQDLLLGLMDEPGPSSSLEPAARHDQSSDPGETIRPLNWGYDRQQFLDEPMAALARSNLLPSEEVLINDEHDTAELRPAKRPRTLDNLHGLAGERQLSEIANSGGRLLTSVAPTHQQGASPWQAQPMMQASGHEDATAPHAVATYVGGAPAHSAPQGGYDQDLRLMVEDGPPWSGVPPEQAQEIVQAREQEPARSTSTWSPQMPLNFDWSMWPTLEAASAHSARAPSDIEGGLEAAVHPNPPAPFELRDNAWSPAPDFPPPFAGPVPGHHQGVRQPGSPQGLSPAPAFSDDEALAWLREELARRQMQEPASPSTSRAPSDTYGGLESFVDLDAPPPSELRDDAHFAPAPAARARSDTYRGFPLVDLTAPTPSEPRDDANSVRPFPSTSADAQIGALDPTASSHGHGLVLEDTEWLGDEHIDRDYRLQELDLRRNHPDLAARTRFVNPLIVLNYLRSNDDGVVLTEFQRIVYDNGNDTADFLFLPVINAVPEDPNSLGNHWSLLFVDRRDRGRPVAYHYDSYGGLNNKDAEHLAGRLDLHLEPAGMARQRNGYDCGVFVVDGTRALVRQLEQGREPDLLNLSNLVANRQALQNRLRG; encoded by the coding sequence ATGGATTTCCCCTCGAACAAGTGGGTGCGTGAACAGCCGGACAGCACGGGCCTGCAAGAGAGTTCACCCGCGGCGCCGTCCGCAGATGCGGCGACCTTTGAGCGGCAACTGAGCGAGATTGCCAATTCAAATGGAGGTGGTGGAGCAATGCCCGCCGCCGCTGCGCTGCAGCCGGCTCAGTCAACTGGGGTTTTGATAGGGCGGAGCAAGCAGCCTCTTTATTCCGAGGACGCTCGCCTTATTTCGGGGCTTGAGGAGGCCCTCCGCAATGGCAACGTCGCCAACCAAACCGCCTACGGCTATGTAAGTTCTCTTCGCAGCTTCAGCCGCTGGCTCTTCGCAAATAACAAAGATCCGATTGCTGCTCGGCTCGACGACCAGTCGCTGACCGATGATGCGCGCGAGGCCATCGAAAAGGGTCATTACACGGCGCTCCGTCCGGCAATAGACCATCTCCGGACCTTCCAGTCGACGGGCGGAGTCGGGCCGATCGCAGGCCGCGCTGAGCTAAATCCTCACCCCCAGGACGTGGCTCTCATCGAAGAGTACAAAAACGAAGCAGCGACACGGACCGGCAGGATGTATGCAGCTGTTCTTCGCAGTTTCAGTGACTACCTGCGTGAAAACAACAAGAAGGGCATTGCTGGTCGGCTTTCCAGCAACACGTTGGATGAAGATGTTAAGCGCTATAGGAAAGACGCCGGGGTCGGGGGTAATCGGAATATCGGTGCCGCACTGGCTGATCTCCGAAAATCGCAGGCCGGCGCTAAAGCGATGGAGCTCGAGCGCCATATTTCCCCAGTTCCTGATCCCGAAGACGCGGCACTGATGGAGCCGTGGCGCGTCGGCGACGCCGCTGCGCAGCACAGCGCGCCGCAGGGAGCTGTCAGTCAGCCATTGGTCCTCCCGGAAGGTTACGATCAGGATTTGCTTTGGGAGCTGATGGACGAACCCGGCCCGTCGTCATCTCTCGAGCCAGCCGCGCGCCATGACCAGTCATCGGATCCCGGAGAGTCCATTCATCCCTTGAACTGGGGCTACGACCGCCAGCAGTTCCTGGACGAGCCGATGGGTGCACTTGCCAGGAGCAACCTCCCGCCAAGCGAGGAGGTCCTCATCAACGATGAGCATGACGCAGCTGAGTTGAGGCCAGCGAAGAGGCCGAGGACCCTAGACAATCTGCACGGCCTTGCCAGCGAGCGGCAGCTGAGCGAGATCGCCAATTCAAATGGAGGTGGTGGAGCAATGCCGGCCGCCTCGGCGCTGCAGCCGGCTCAGTCAGCTGGGGTTTTGATAGGGCGGCAGAGCAAGCAGCCTCTTTATTCCGAGGATGCTCGCCTTATTTCGGGGCTTGAGGAGGCCCTCCGCAATGGCAACGCCGCCAACCAAACCGCCTACGCCTATGTAAGTTCTCTTCGCAGCTTTGGCCGCTGGCTCTTCGCAAATAACAAAGATCCAATTGCTGCTCGGCTCGACGACCAGTCGCTGACCGATGATGCGCGCGAGGCCATCGAAAAGGGTCATAACAGGAGACTCCGTCCGGCAATAGACCATCTCCGGACCTTCCAGTCGACGGGCGGCGGAGCCGTGCCGATCACAGGCCGCGCTGAGCTAAATCCTCACCCCCAGGACGTGGCTCTCATCGAAGAGTACAAAAACGAAGCAGCGACAGGGACCGGCAAGGCGTATGCAGTTGCTCTACGCAGTTTCAGTGACTACCTGCGTGAAAACAACAAGAAGGGCATTGCTGCTCGGCTTTCCGGCAACACGTTGGATGAAGATGTTGAGCGCTATAGGAAGGACGCCGGGGGTAATCCGACTATCGGTGCCGCACTGGCTGATCTCCGAAAATCGCAGGCCGGCGCTAAAGCGATGGAGCGCGAGCGCCATATTTCCCCCGTTCCTGATCCCGAAGACGCGGCCCTGATGGAGCCGAGGCGGGGCGGCGACGCCGCTGCGCAGCACAGCGCGTCGCAGGACGCGGGCAGTTGGCCAGAGGAGGTGCTTCCTGTAGAAGGCTACGATCAGGATTTGCTTTGGGAGCTGATGGACGAACCCGGCCCGTCGTCATCTCTCGAGCCAGCCGCGCGCCATGACCAGTCATCGGATCCCGGAGAGACCATTCGTCCCTTGAACTGGGGCTGCGACCGCCAGCAGTTCCTGGACGAGCCGATGGCTGCACTTGCCAAAAGCAACCTCCTGCCAAGCGAGGAGGTCCTCATCAACGATGAGCATGACACAGCTGAGTTGCGGCCAGCGAAGAGGCCGAGGCCCCTAGACAATCTGCACGGCCTTGCCAGCGAGCGGCAGCTGAGCGAGATCGCCAATTCAAATGGAGGTGGTGGAGCAATGCCGGCCGCCTCGGCGCTGCAGCCGGCTCAGTCAGCTGGGGTTTTGAAAGGGCGGAGCAAGCAGCCTCTTTATTCCGAGGACGCTCGCCTTATTTCGGGGCTTGAGGAGGCCCTCCGCAATGGCAACGCCGCCAACCAAACCGCCCACGGCTATGTAAGTTCTCTTCGCAGCTTTGGCCGCTGGCTCAAAGCAAATAACAAAGATCCGATTGCTGCTCGGCTCGACGACCAGTCGCTGACCGATGATGCGCGCGAGGCCATCGAAAAGGGTCATAACAGGAGACTCCGTCCGGCAATAGACCATCTCCGGACCTTCCAGTCGACGGGCGGAGTCGTGCCGATCACAGGCCGCTCTGGGCTAAATCCTCACCCCCAGGACGTGGCTCTCATCGAAGAGTACAAAAACGAAGCAGCGACAAGGACCAGCAAGGCGTATGCAGCTGCTCTACGCAGTTTCAGTGACTACCTGCGTGAAAACAACAAGAAGGGCATTGCTGGTCGGCTTTCCGGCAACACGTTGGATGAAGATGTTAAGCGCTATAGGAAGGACGCCGGGGGTAATCGGCATATCGGTGCCGCACTGGCTGATCTCCGAAAATCGCAGGCCGGCGCTAAAGCGATGGAGCGCGAGCGCCATATTTCCCCCGTTCCTGATCCCGAAGACGCGGCACTGATGGAGCCGATGCCCGTCGGCGGCGCCGCTGCGCAGCACAGCGCGTCGCAGGACGCGGGCAGTTGGCCAAAGGAGCGGCTTCCTGCAGAAGGCTACGATCAGGATTTGCTTTTGGGGCTGATGGACGAACCCGGCCCGTCGTCATCTCTCGAGCCAGCCGCGCGCCATGACCAGTCATCGGATCCCGGAGAGACCATTCGTCCCTTGAACTGGGGCTACGACCGCCAGCAGTTCCTGGACGAGCCGATGGCTGCACTTGCCAGGAGCAACCTCCTGCCAAGCGAGGAGGTCCTCATCAACGATGAGCATGACACGGCTGAGTTGCGGCCAGCGAAGAGGCCGAGGACCCTAGACAATCTGCACGGCCTTGCCGGCGAGCGGCAGCTGAGCGAGATCGCCAATTCAGGCGGTCGCCTGCTGACGTCGGTGGCCCCCACCCATCAACAGGGTGCATCGCCATGGCAGGCGCAGCCGATGATGCAGGCGAGCGGGCACGAAGATGCCACGGCGCCGCATGCGGTCGCGACGTACGTCGGAGGCGCCCCTGCGCACAGCGCGCCGCAGGGAGGTTACGATCAGGATCTGCGTTTGATGGTGGAAGACGGCCCACCGTGGTCCGGGGTTCCCCCTGAGCAGGCGCAGGAGATAGTCCAAGCTCGAGAGCAGGAACCTGCCAGGTCCACCTCAACCTGGTCGCCGCAGATGCCGCTCAACTTTGATTGGAGTATGTGGCCGACCCTGGAAGCAGCGTCAGCGCACTCTGCCAGGGCTCCTTCAGACATCGAAGGCGGTCTTGAGGCCGCGGTTCATCCGAATCCGCCCGCACCGTTCGAGTTGCGTGACAATGCTTGGAGCCCGGCGCCTGACTTTCCGCCGCCGTTTGCCGGGCCAGTACCGGGTCATCACCAGGGCGTTCGACAGCCCGGCTCGCCGCAGGGGCTTTCTCCGGCGCCAGCCTTCTCGGATGATGAAGCTTTGGCGTGGTTGCGCGAGGAGCTGGCGCGGCGGCAGATGCAAGAGCCGGCCTCACCATCAACCAGCAGGGCTCCGTCAGACACCTACGGCGGTCTTGAGTCTTTTGTTGATCTGGATGCGCCCCCGCCGTCCGAATTGCGCGACGATGCTCACTTTGCGCCGGCGCCCGCTGCCAGGGCTCGCTCAGACACCTACCGTGGTTTTCCATTGGTTGATCTGACTGCGCCCACGCCGTCCGAACCACGCGACGATGCTAATTCTGTACGGCCATTTCCGAGCACCTCCGCTGATGCTCAGATCGGGGCTTTAGATCCGACAGCCTCGTCCCACGGCCACGGGCTGGTGCTCGAGGACACGGAATGGCTGGGCGACGAGCATATCGACAGGGATTACCGGCTCCAGGAGCTGGATTTGCGGAGGAACCATCCGGATCTCGCCGCCCGGACGCGGTTCGTGAATCCCCTCATCGTCCTAAATTATCTGCGCTCTAACGACGATGGCGTCGTGCTAACCGAATTCCAGCGCATCGTCTACGATAATGGTAACGATACAGCCGACTTCCTGTTCCTGCCCGTGATTAATGCCGTTCCTGAAGATCCTAATAGCCTCGGCAACCATTGGTCGCTGCTGTTCGTTGATCGCCGCGACCGGGGGCGGCCGGTCGCCTATCACTACGATTCCTACGGGGGACTCAACAACAAGGATGCAGAACATCTCGCAGGTCGGCTGGACCTCCACCTGGAGCCAGCCGGCATGGCCCGGCAGCGGAACGGCTATGATTGCGGCGTCTTCGTGGTGGACGGCACGCGGGCGCTGGTTAGGCAATTGGAGCAAGGACGGGAGCCAGACCTGCTGAACCTCAGCAACCTCGTTGCCAATCGGCAGGCACTGCAGAACCGACTCAGGGGCTGA